One stretch of Arachis duranensis cultivar V14167 chromosome 1, aradu.V14167.gnm2.J7QH, whole genome shotgun sequence DNA includes these proteins:
- the LOC107490472 gene encoding uncharacterized protein LOC107490472: MVANSIIKHQFNSVEHPHAKEAWADELPQVLWAYRTTPHSTTGMEAMIPVEVEEGSPRVILYKEDTNSQAQREELNLLPEVQERVWIIEEALKHQMALRYNRKVVQRSFAANDLILI; this comes from the coding sequence ATGGTAGCCAATTCTATAATCAAGCACCAGTTCAACTCTGTCGAGCACCCACACGCCAAGGAAGCTTGGGCAGACGAGCTCCCGcaggtcctatgggcatatcggacaacgcCACACTCCACCaccggaatggaggcaatgataccCGTGGAAGTAGAAGAAGGATCTCCTAGAGTGATCCTCTATAAGGAAGACACCAATTCCCAAGCTCAAAGGGAAGAACTTAACCTACTTCcagaagtccaagaaagagtTTGGATCATAGAGGAAGCCTTAAAGCATCAAATGGCTCTGAGGTATAATAGGAAGGTAGTCCAGCGAAGCTTCGCCGCCaacgatctcatcctaatctga